The Aureispira anguillae genome contains a region encoding:
- a CDS encoding TPMT family class I SAM-dependent methyltransferase, with protein sequence MLTKEYWKDRYQTQQMGWDAGQITRPIKTYFDAVEDKSVKILIPGCGNAHEAAYLFNQGFTNLYLCDWAQEPLDNFAQQHPSFPKEQLICANFFELEEKDFDYIVEQTFFCALTPSLRPQYALKMAQILKEGGLLVGLLFSAALDLGREGPPFGGNKAEYIGYFEPYFSNLSIEPCLNSIPPRAGVELFIELTK encoded by the coding sequence ATGTTGACAAAAGAATACTGGAAAGATCGTTACCAAACTCAACAAATGGGTTGGGATGCAGGTCAAATCACTAGACCTATCAAAACGTATTTTGATGCTGTTGAAGACAAAAGTGTCAAAATTTTGATCCCTGGCTGTGGTAATGCCCATGAGGCTGCTTATCTGTTTAATCAAGGATTTACCAATCTCTATTTATGCGATTGGGCACAGGAACCATTGGATAATTTTGCCCAACAACATCCCTCCTTTCCCAAAGAACAGTTAATTTGTGCTAATTTCTTTGAGCTGGAAGAAAAGGATTTTGATTATATTGTAGAACAAACTTTCTTTTGTGCACTTACGCCCAGTCTTCGCCCTCAATATGCCTTAAAAATGGCTCAAATTCTGAAAGAAGGTGGACTACTGGTTGGTTTATTATTTAGTGCAGCCTTAGATTTGGGTCGAGAAGGTCCACCATTTGGAGGCAACAAAGCGGAATATATTGGTTATTTTGAGCCCTATTTTTCAAACCTTAGCATAGAACCCTGCCTAAACTCAATTCCTCCCCGTGCAGGCGTTGAATTGTTTATAGAATTAACCAAATAA
- a CDS encoding Crp/Fnr family transcriptional regulator — MATYEEILKAFWRSIHPLTKEEEEDFLAAWQVVHFKRKQIITQAGDTERYVYFVLEGIQHAYYIKDGKTHTTAFTYPPSFSGIVDSFISQRPAAVCLECITASKLLRIPYYQLQELVEKHRGIETFFRKGTEQLLVGLMQRHYELLTLDIEERFKVFVQRSAHLLNMVPQKHLASYLGIHPTNFSKLMGRIKI, encoded by the coding sequence ATGGCAACGTATGAGGAAATATTAAAAGCATTTTGGCGGTCTATCCATCCATTGACGAAGGAAGAAGAAGAAGATTTTTTAGCAGCTTGGCAAGTCGTGCATTTCAAACGCAAGCAAATCATTACGCAAGCAGGTGATACAGAACGTTATGTTTATTTTGTATTAGAGGGGATTCAACATGCTTATTATATCAAAGACGGTAAAACGCATACCACAGCTTTCACCTACCCCCCTTCCTTTTCGGGCATTGTAGATTCTTTTATTTCTCAACGCCCTGCTGCGGTTTGTTTAGAATGCATTACAGCCAGTAAGCTGCTTCGTATTCCTTATTATCAATTGCAAGAACTCGTTGAAAAACATCGAGGAATAGAAACTTTTTTTAGAAAGGGAACAGAACAACTCTTAGTGGGGTTGATGCAACGCCATTATGAATTATTAACCTTAGACATAGAGGAAAGGTTCAAAGTTTTTGTCCAGCGTAGTGCGCATCTACTGAATATGGTTCCTCAAAAACATTTGGCTTCTTATCTAGGAATTCATCCCACTAATTTTAGTAAGCTGATGGGAAGGATTAAGATATAA
- a CDS encoding CHAT domain-containing protein: MSLRLLFIAYSSLIFSQQLLAIDFPDNLDSLISTYRDVGELESALALTEALADHAKKEYGAQDTLYAFYLEYHAGINSELGNFEIAQELFQDALTIYEKNHGKKSPELSSTLNELGKVLLYLGDYEIAEKQFLRALKICQAAVIPDLEYTFYTYNNLVMLYERMGTYAKGLEMGKKALALQQNLAEVYPAELIDSYSGTALLYQRLGQYEDAEPLFKKALALQQQHFSPTDPNLSNTLNNLAALYDKMNRRQEALPFYEKALELEKKLNGPNNPNTAIYINNLAGCHRDLGNFKLAEKLSKQALNLFREALGEEHPNTIVFTNNLGGLYEEMKDFEKAKTYYIRATDLGEKVLGKEHPYVILFKGNLASIYSDLKQYNLALTIHQEVLELRKKVYGEGHPKLVSSLNSIAQIHLFKGAASYKTGLALAQKAIILNCTKKISHQQLDKDLSILKQQEFKLQGQFQRSIRILSQLQQAIYEQTHDKKWLLDSYNSQKIQASFIQKRQRQVYTQKDKLAILKRSAQSSSRALELILEMARISGDKAILSETILFAEHNKSAILSNALQGTQAVAFGEIPDSLKIQEKSLKKELALIKKKVIQADQQKDKTALIAAKDELIKVQLAQDDFLSFLEEKYPKYSALKQKENTINLSSLQDDLLDAQTALLEYCIYDTTAYVILITQSDIQVQKLSISPKELKKHIKKLRKGLSDYQFILKNANRAFITYTEAAHSLYQHLIGVIAADLEGIDHLIIVPDSDLGHIPFEALLASITQQQKEDYRKLDYLLNHYTIRYSYAASLLLENQKQNHRPNNGKLLAFAAHYDPKTPSNNERSPSNQQIRTTLGPLPAAEKEVLALQELFNTGDFFFKEAANEHNFKQFASNYAVVHLAMHGVLNHQHPLLSSLAFTEDHNKTENNFLEAHEISNMQLNNELVVLSACETGYGAFKQGEGIISLARSFMYAGTPSLVVSLWSVNDFSTATIMQYFYQNLNKGIPKDEALRQAKLDFINNSTDILTHPAFWSPFILLGNNQVVSLYSPTTPWFIASFGIGLIGIFGILIYRRKKNLLLDAKK; the protein is encoded by the coding sequence ATGTCCCTACGTCTACTTTTTATTGCATACTCCTCCCTTATTTTTTCCCAACAATTACTGGCAATTGATTTTCCTGACAACCTAGACAGCCTCATTTCAACCTATAGAGATGTTGGAGAGCTAGAATCGGCATTGGCATTAACAGAGGCGTTGGCTGACCATGCAAAAAAAGAATATGGTGCTCAGGATACCCTCTATGCTTTTTACTTAGAATATCATGCTGGTATAAATTCTGAATTGGGAAACTTCGAAATAGCCCAAGAACTTTTTCAAGATGCCTTGACCATTTATGAAAAAAACCATGGTAAAAAATCGCCAGAACTAAGCAGCACACTTAATGAATTAGGTAAGGTACTGCTTTATCTTGGAGACTACGAGATCGCTGAAAAACAGTTTCTTCGAGCATTAAAAATTTGCCAAGCAGCTGTAATTCCCGACCTAGAATATACGTTTTATACCTACAATAATCTTGTAATGCTTTATGAACGGATGGGCACCTATGCCAAAGGGTTGGAAATGGGCAAAAAAGCACTGGCACTTCAGCAAAATCTAGCAGAAGTCTACCCTGCTGAACTCATAGATAGTTATTCGGGAACGGCTTTGCTCTATCAACGATTGGGACAATATGAAGATGCCGAACCGCTCTTTAAAAAAGCACTGGCACTACAACAGCAACATTTTTCTCCCACTGATCCCAACTTGTCCAATACCTTGAATAATTTAGCAGCACTGTATGACAAGATGAACAGAAGGCAAGAAGCACTTCCCTTTTACGAAAAAGCATTGGAGCTCGAAAAAAAACTAAATGGTCCCAACAACCCCAATACGGCTATTTATATCAACAACTTGGCGGGCTGTCATCGAGATTTAGGAAACTTTAAGCTTGCTGAAAAATTATCTAAACAAGCCTTAAATCTCTTTCGAGAAGCCTTGGGAGAAGAACACCCCAATACGATTGTTTTTACCAATAACTTGGGGGGCTTGTATGAAGAAATGAAGGATTTTGAAAAAGCTAAAACCTACTATATTAGAGCAACTGACCTCGGAGAAAAAGTGTTGGGCAAGGAACACCCTTATGTGATTTTATTCAAAGGAAATTTAGCCTCCATTTATAGCGATTTAAAACAGTACAATCTAGCTCTAACCATCCACCAAGAAGTACTAGAGTTGCGTAAAAAGGTGTATGGAGAGGGACATCCTAAACTGGTATCTTCACTCAACAGCATTGCTCAAATCCATCTTTTTAAAGGAGCAGCATCTTATAAAACAGGTCTAGCGTTGGCTCAAAAGGCAATTATTCTCAATTGCACAAAAAAAATATCCCATCAGCAACTCGATAAGGACTTATCTATTTTGAAGCAACAAGAATTTAAATTGCAGGGGCAGTTTCAGCGATCTATCCGAATTTTGTCTCAATTACAACAAGCAATCTATGAACAAACCCATGACAAAAAATGGTTATTGGACAGCTATAACAGTCAAAAAATACAAGCCTCGTTCATCCAAAAACGACAACGTCAAGTTTATACTCAAAAAGATAAATTAGCAATTTTAAAACGCTCTGCCCAATCATCAAGTAGAGCACTCGAACTGATTTTGGAAATGGCACGCATTTCTGGTGACAAGGCAATCCTTTCCGAAACAATCTTATTTGCAGAACACAACAAATCTGCTATTCTATCCAATGCATTGCAAGGCACACAAGCCGTTGCTTTTGGCGAAATTCCTGATTCGTTAAAAATCCAAGAAAAAAGCTTAAAAAAAGAATTGGCACTCATTAAGAAAAAGGTTATACAGGCCGATCAACAAAAGGATAAAACTGCCTTAATTGCTGCTAAAGATGAACTCATTAAAGTGCAGTTAGCTCAGGACGATTTTTTATCTTTTTTAGAAGAAAAATATCCTAAATATAGTGCCTTAAAACAGAAAGAAAATACCATAAACCTTAGTTCCCTTCAAGATGATTTATTGGATGCACAAACTGCTCTATTAGAATATTGTATTTACGATACAACAGCCTATGTAATTCTCATTACTCAAAGCGATATTCAAGTCCAAAAGCTATCCATATCGCCTAAGGAGCTAAAGAAACACATCAAAAAACTTAGAAAAGGGCTAAGTGACTATCAATTTATTCTAAAAAACGCCAACCGAGCATTTATTACTTATACTGAAGCGGCACATTCTCTTTATCAGCATCTAATTGGTGTTATTGCCGCAGATTTAGAAGGCATTGATCATTTAATTATTGTTCCTGATAGCGACTTAGGACACATTCCTTTTGAGGCACTCTTAGCAAGTATAACACAACAACAGAAGGAAGATTATCGCAAACTAGATTATTTGCTGAATCATTACACCATCCGTTATTCTTATGCTGCCAGCTTATTGTTGGAAAACCAAAAACAGAACCATCGCCCCAACAATGGTAAGTTGCTTGCTTTTGCAGCACATTATGACCCCAAAACGCCAAGTAACAACGAACGCTCTCCTTCCAATCAACAAATTAGAACAACACTAGGTCCCTTGCCTGCTGCGGAAAAAGAAGTCTTAGCCCTTCAAGAGTTATTTAATACAGGAGATTTTTTCTTTAAGGAAGCTGCGAATGAACATAATTTTAAACAATTTGCTTCCAACTATGCTGTCGTTCATCTGGCGATGCATGGAGTGCTAAACCATCAACATCCCTTGCTTTCTTCGTTAGCATTTACAGAAGATCATAATAAAACAGAAAATAATTTTTTGGAAGCACATGAAATTTCCAATATGCAACTCAACAATGAACTGGTTGTTTTATCTGCCTGCGAAACGGGTTATGGTGCCTTTAAACAAGGAGAAGGCATTATCTCTTTGGCTCGCTCTTTTATGTATGCGGGGACACCTTCTTTAGTGGTTTCGCTTTGGTCGGTTAATGATTTCTCTACGGCTACCATCATGCAATATTTTTATCAAAACCTAAATAAAGGCATCCCAAAGGATGAAGCACTGCGTCAAGCCAAACTAGATTTCATCAACAATTCAACAGATATTTTGACACACCCTGCTTTTTGGTCTCCTTTTATTTTATTGGGCAACAACCAAGTCGTTTCGTTATACTCCCCAACAACACCTTGGTTTATAGCTAGTTTTGGCATTGGTTTAATTGGTATCTTTGGTATCTTGATTTATCGGCGCAAAAAGAATCTTCTTCTTGATGCTAAAAAATAG